GCCGATGCAACGCCACCTCAGACGGCTCAGAGCACAGTCTAAATGGCATCAAGTTTCCCCTGGAGGTACAGTACGCACACCCCCAGCCATGCACTGTATGGCTGTCAGATTAGGTTTCATCAGAGCACAGAGGAGCTTTAATGTGCCAGGTGTGAGAGGTATTATACACTCTGCACTCCATGATTATGACATGAGTGATGTTGACTCAACTCCCCATTCTGCCATGTCATCACTGTTAATAAATAAAGGTGTTAAATCTGTCTGTCACCAACAATGAGCATCACTGACAAGGCAGTAGCCCTGATATGTCTGTCCAGATCCTAACAGCTTTGTGTGGGTGGTGCAGATGCAGATCTACAGCTATGAGGAGGGGAGCTATAAATCCTTGGACCAGGCCCTGAGGGAAGGAGGCAGAATCACCGCCTTGGCCGTCATGTTTGAGGTTAGTGAGGCTGGGCTCCGTCTCCCAAGTGTAGTTGCTCACTACCATGCATTTAACGTGGGAGCGCCACTGCCAAATGTGAGCCGACCGTATTTGAGTCACCCCTACATGATGCAGAAATACGGTGTTGATATTCGGTAGTATTCCAGTCATATTTTAGTAAGAGCTAATAAATATGctcttattttttaattttccaAAATTACACTAGTGACACTACCAAGGTAGTTGCTAtcatagttagcaactatgctttgGGGAAACGGACCCCAGATTAATGtgacttcattcattcattcattcattcatggccATGCTGATTTTTTATAGGCTAGTAATGTAAGACAAAAGAAATCCACCAATCCATTCAACAAATCCAAGAATGATAAATCCATCATTCTTCAGTCAttgaaaacagtgtgtgtgtgtgtgtgtgtgtgtgtgtgtgtgtgtgtgtgtgtgtgtgtgtgtgtgtgtgtcgatggtAGATGAGCTAATTAAtgaaatcacctgtgttaaaTGCACAGGTAACCAATGCATGGTAGGTCtgttactttctgaagccgtatttgtacacctctgtgtgtgtgtgtgtgtgtgtgtatttgtgagagagagtgagaaagagcacAAATAGACTCCAGACCTGTCTGTACTAGCTCAGAGAGGTTAGGCACACCCTGCTTTCATGATCAGTATAGTTACCGGAGGCTACTGCTTAGTAATGTGTCACAATCTACAGTTAGCTGACCTATGCTGACCATGCAAACCTCTGCTGATGTCTGTGAATGTCTGCATGTAGCGTTGTCTGCCTGTGTCATTGTACAGTAAATATTTCTTAGGTCACTCATGCCTATTGATTGCTTTACTATACTTTTACACATTTATTTGGAACTGCCATTTCTGCAGTTTGTGGGTTCCAAGTTATATTGTAAGAACACTATTTGTAGACACAATGGCAAAGCATGTGTGTCCGGCTTTCTGAAACACTAATGATAATCTGAAAATGAAGAATGTGGACAAGAAGGATGACTTTTTAAGGTCAAAACTCAAGCTTAGTTATGTCTGGATTTGGAGGACATTTGGCCTCAGTCCCAGGTCTTTTGGCTGCCTCGGTAAGAAAGTGAGGGACATGCTTCTGCCTGTGACTGGGGGATTTGATGGAGTTAGACATGGATGAAGGCATGACTGCCCATACAAAAAAACTAACTTTACTGAGGAAGTTTCCCATATTTTCTGGGGTAGAATTCCTCTTTCATTGCAATTAAGTAAAACATCCTGCTGCCAGAAGCATTATGAAGCTTGGCATATTAACAACCTAAAATCACCATGCAGCATGCATTATAGTTTTGGacatttaaagaaacattttctATTTGCTATGCTAATTACAACTTCGCAGCTGGAACAATAAGACATTCATAGTGTAGTGGCTTAACTTCAACCCAAACTTCAAACACCTCTCTCCTTTCAGTGGCCGGCCACTTGTGTTAATTGAAAAATGATCTGCTTATCCTCACAGACAAGTGTTGAAGACAACGACAACTATGTGGCTATAATAGAAGGTGTCAACAGTGTTAGCCGCTATGGTACGTGAAAATATGTTTGCACTCAGAATGCCTCTGTTTAATAAGAGATTAAAGTTAACTTAAAtgtaattaatttatttaatgtattatGCATCTGTTTGTGGTTGGTGTTGTGATTCTCTTTTGGGTTTGCCTCCCCAGGTAAAAGTAGTGAGCTTAGCCCCTTCTCTCTGCTGGGCCTCCTGCCTAACTCCACAGAGAAGTACTTCATTTACAACGGCTCTCTCACTACACCGCCCTGCTCAGAGACAGTAGAGTGGATTGTCTTTAAAAACACCGTCGCCATCTCTGACATACAGGTTCAacaataacacttgttttcactcaAGCTGTCTGTCACTCTTCTCCTActtctttcagtgtgtgtgtttcgtgtcacgtgtgtgtgtttgtgtgttttttgtgtgtatgactacctgtctctgtgtggatcatttatttgtatgtgtgaaaAGGTTGTGATCTGACAGGTCTTACATTGTGTCTGTACAGGAGTCAGTGTTTGCATTATTCTTTGTGCTTGCTCTGTCTGTCCTGGTCATGTTTGGGTATGGGATCTGTTTGTGTGAGGGGCCACCTGTGTTTGAGAGTCTTGTCAGGAGTATTTGTAGAATGTAATGACAACCTGTGGAGACTTGTCAGTCATCAGTGGAGAACTGCCCATGGCCTGACGAATGagcacacccactcactcactcatctctCCACAAAGCCATTTGCCAGTCACGTCCTATTGATGCTAGTAACCGCAAGCTACCAGTCACGATAACATGTGTGCTAATGAGCAGGTGGTATGATACTCTCTCAGCCATTATTGTCAAAAAGGCAATTCAAAAAGAGCTAGTTTCTGTAAGTGTACAGTATGCCTATATGTTGGGACTTGTTGGGAAGCCAGTTGCACAATTGCTTGCTCTTATTTGAAAGTGCTCAAAGCACTCAGAGATTACGTCACATAACTTTACGTGTCATACTTCAAAGCAGACTAAACTCCTTAattgtgtgagtcagaggtaaACACACCACGTAATACTATGTCAGGCAGGTGAGGTTAGCCTGGGGTCCTTTTGGCATCTAAGCACTTAGGCAAAGAGTTTCATTAGTCACAGGCcgtcagagagagacaggaagaaggGAATGGTGTCAGGAGACACACTTGTCACCCAACCTCTCTCACATCTTTGGGTGCATGCTAACgtgtgtttgtttccagttcagTTTGTTTCCTGATGTGTAAATGTTTAAGTAATAATTACAAAACTCTAGAGCAGTTATTAAGTCAGTGATGATAGATACATACTTGGCTAGCTCTGTATTGTTTCTCTGTGGAACTTGTTCCCCCAGTTCTCCCTGTACCAGTTCAGGTGTTCTGTGTTTCAACATGAGTTAGTCCCAGTTTGCATTTAgccaacttgtgtgtgtgtgtgtgtgtgtgtgtgtgtgtgtgtgtgtgtgtgtgtgtgtgtgtgtgtgtgtgtgtgtgtgtgtgtgtgtgtgtgttgcagctggAGGCCTTCTGTGAGGTGATGACTATGCAACAGGCGGGGTATGTAATGCTGATGGACTACCTGCAAAACAACTTCagagagcagcaggagcagTTCATGGGACAGGTGTTCTCTTCTTACACTGGCACAGAGGAGGTGCCCACGCCCAGTATGTACCGcaactacacccccccccccccccccccccccccccacagacacacacacacacacacacacacacatacacacatgcaccacatcATGGCATACAGCTCTGTGGACATGGTCACATTAGAAACTGACCGTATACTGAGTTGAATTGTGCGTGAAATGTGCCTTATTGTCCTCGTTCAACCTCACTCACGACTCTTTACAGTATGGAAGTCACATGAGCAAATCTTACCCATAATTGCCTTTGTCTACACAAATGCCCATGAAACCGTTTTTCTGTCTGTGCATTCATTATTCTGCAGCCCCCCTCTGGGCACTTTTGCAGTGTGTAAATAGCACAGGCTGTTTTGACCCACTTCCAGCATGCCACACGCAGAGTTGGGCTGGCCAGGCTACTCCCGCTGCACACGTCATGTTAAAGCTGCAGTGCAACATTGATAGGTCAATTTCAGTGCAGGTCAATATCATGTCATTACTCCTCTGATGTAGCGGATTATGGGCATGTGTATCTATGGAGGGAACTAGTCCCTTGCCCTAAAGCTAGCTGTGTGCGTGCCTTACTAACCCTGCCACCTGATTGACTGTTTGGCTGGTGCTTAGACTGGAAACTGTCACTGTGAACTAGTTTACTTAGAGCTTTTCCACTCCACATCCACTAATTCAGAAGAAGTTCATGCTGTCCTTCCACCAAAAGGCAAATGCTACTTTTTCCTGGGCTCAGGTGTTCCCCTCTTTCAGATTGCCTTGTATTTGTTGCATTTTGTTGTTGTGCATATATTGGCCTACATTTGACAACTGCCTCTGTTTTGGAGACTAGAGAAGTAGAGTAGTAGTAGTAAAGCACTTAAAACATGGCATATAAACATGGCATATACGTGTGACTTCTGTGATTCCTCATTGCTCTCCATTAGAGATGGCTGTTGGGAATCTTCAAAAAACGTCTACAGACTTATTATTCTGTTTAATTCTATTTGAACTGTTAATAATGTTGATATGTTTGGCTGTTAATTTGAATGTTTATTCtattatttaaaatgttattgATATGAGTTGTGATGTGATGTCTGATTTAGTGCACTACTGTCTACACTTCCATGGCTAATATTTGTACACTTTGATTGCTTTATATCTCTTGAGATGACAACAGTTTATATTGCTGCCAATCGGCTCCTGTCCCATCAGTCATCACCCGGATGGACACGTACAGTATCTCTGACATGCAAGGAAGGGGATTTTCCATGTAGACTTTCTCGCTGCCCTATTTTCTCAGGGGTCATGTTGTTCTGCTCTGAGTTAGTGGAACACGCAAACACAGATCTGTGGAGCATGTATACACAAAGTCTGTTGGCTTTGAGCCTCCTGCATCCTCCTGTAGAATTGAAGTCTGATTTGTCGGAGTGCCTGTGTCAAGGCCACACCCTCTGGTGGCCTGCACTGCCCTCCTGTGTTGAAAGAGGGAGGGTCATGTAATGTGTGTTTTAGGACCATTTATCAAAATCATGACCATGTAATGAGAGGATCCCTCAACAAGTTGACACATTTTCTTTTGCTCTTATTCAAAAAGCACTCCACTTCACTCACGCTTACATTTGCCACTTACTCATTCACAGGGCTTTTGACCAATCGCCCCTGAAATGTAGTTGGTCAgagacagcagacacacacaaagtgaatttcctcttggggatcaataaagtatctatctaactatctatctatctatctatctatctatctatctatttatctatctatctatctatctatctatctatctatctatctaactgctATGGAGCAGGAATTGAAGTGAGCTGATAATGTACCAACCTTTTGCAGTGTGAGTCAGACTCCCAAGTGTTTTTCTGACTCATAGTGACCAGCCAGAAAAATACAGGTTGTTTGCAGATTATTGATCTTTTACACATGAAAATTATCAATGGGATTTGAACACATTAATCTCTACCTGACATGCCCTGTAGCACAAACTTCATATCATAGAACTAGAGAAAACTCTTCCCCTGGTCTTACTcaaacacaacaccactgaGTACTCTCCCCCTGGTCTTACTCAAACACAAGCCCACTGAGTACTCTGAGGTTCTAATGGCTCTTGCTCCTCTCCAGTCTGCAGCTCAGAGCCCGAGAACGTCCAGGCGGAACCGCACAACTACACCAGCCTGCTGGTGATCTGGGAGCGGCCGCGAGCTGTGTATGATGCCAACATTGAGAGGTACTCTGTCACCTACCGCATGACACAGAGGGATGACACACCCGGCATAGAGTACCTGACCGATGGAGACCAGGATGTGGTAAGCATGTTATCTCCGGCTCTCACAACTATTCACACTTATTCCATGGTTTATGTGCTTAGATATTGTAACAACAATTATTGTAACAACattacaaacaacaacaaactacAAGCACACTGGGTAGAGCTCTAGTCAGTAACTCAGAAGAGTCCACAAAAGTATATAGTACCACTTCACGTGACTACCAAATTGATAAGTCAATAATTAAAGCAGGCAGTCCATAAATGCAGCATGTACAATGTAGTGTACTTCATGTTCACATGCTGTCATACCTGTGGCATGTACTGTATTCATCAGACAGGAAACTGTAGATGTTTTTGGTGGGGTGCCCTCTGTAATGTAGATGTTTTTGGTGGGGTTTCCTCTCTAAACTTTCTTCCGAATGCCACTAGGGGGCGATTCTCCAGGACCTGATGGCCAACACCAGCTATGTGATACAGGTTGTGGCGGTGTGCACCAATGGTCTATACGGCCGCATGAGCGACCAGCTGATCGTGGACATGCCTGTGGATGACCCTGGTAAGACTGACTGAGCCCACCAATGCTGTCTCAGTGGAGACTGATTTCATAACCCCTGCCTCTTTCCCAAAACCTTTCTTTGTGTTCAACTCTAAAGCAATATCTTGCAGTTAAGCATCATTACTCATAGGATTATCTGTTGCAAACAGTCTCTGTACCTTAGATCATGACTCCTGAAACTGACGAGCCAATGAATTTTAGAAAGCAGTTCAATGAGTGCCTCAAAGTTGAAAGTTTCATAAATACCTTTCATATGATCAGAAAAGGTATATGGCCAGATGGCTTTGATCCTTTGACCAAGCAAATGATATAATTGAAGACTACTAACTAGTTGGGGGGATCAAATTGAATGATGTGGTTCCCCGACTAGCACTAAGCATGTGAGATGTGCCCTGTGATTGCTGTCTCTAATTGAGCACAGACACctcttctttcactctcttttctcctctgttaTCGAGTGCCACGTAGACTCACAGGTGCATGTGTACATTGCACTTGTTCTCGTACTGTATTCAGTCCTCCGTACTGtttgcctttcagtgttggttTGCTCTGTAGTTCTTCCATGCGGGGCAGCACGCTTTCTGTAGCTTCTATGAAGAAAATATTGCATGCCCTTTATTACTGCTTTTTAAGAAATAAGGTTATTTTGAGCTAATCATGCCAATGGCTGTTTGCTTATTGTTTGCTTATATGTAGCATCTGTTTAAGTTGGGATTTGGTCAAATATTCTGTAATTTCTGTCTATTGCTGATAATAAACTAATATGACTTGGTAAAACTGCTGTGCATCCTATTTCAGTGTCCATGTGCATGGGTGTGGTGTTTCTCACCAGATCTTGTGGAGCATATTTTCTTTCGGTTCTAAGAAAGTTTGGCAGATGGTGGATGGGGTAGGTGTGCCTCTTGTGCACTGATAGGTTCCCCTCAGGCGTTGAGAACGTGGTCGTGTGCCATGGCACCTCCCTCCCTCAGACAGATATCTCCTGGAACTCTCGTCAGTCCATTTTGAGCGTGTCCTCCAACCTGATGCCATTTCACGGTCTCAGTCCCTCTCGCCCCGTGCTTCATAAACTCATCCGTCCGTCCACCATGACCCCCATTCTGTGTAACCTCTGTCACCCGTCCAGCAGGTAAGCGCCGCTGAGTGGCCCTCAGCTCtctgcgtggtgtgtgtggacagcCGTGGGCTTGCATGAGGGTTTCCACGCTCCTCCCGTACTGCTCTTGTGTGACCTCAACCAAGCCTGCACTGACCCAGTCACAcctcctcactgtgtgtttcacccaCTCACCCCGTGGGACCCCCACTCACAACATGCTGTGCAGAATGCCTCCCTGTCCAGATCTAAAGCTGTCTGTCAGAATAtagatctctctccctctctctctctctctctctctctctctctctctctctctgtctccttttttctgtttctctttcttcctttcaccTGATGTTTGAACCAACAACATATTCCATATTCACAAAGACCTTTTCCATTTAAACACAAGTTGGAATATGACCTATATTAAGTCCCTGGAAACAAAAGTAGTGTTAAATGTTGACCCTAATGATCAGTCTGTGAATAAAGAGCACTAAAATGACTCTAAGTGCTTTTGCACCTATTTAAATCTGTTCCTGACACAAGTGATTTCTCATAAACACAAAATGGTGGACTCTTCTCGGAggttttgtttgtatgtgtacgtgtgctgctctgtgtggatgcatacacacagtttTCCATGATCTCTCCCAAAATTCTGTTTCCATAAACTATCCTGCTGTTATAACATATAATCTGTGTTTGTAGTAATACTGTTTCCTTTTGTGTTAGGGTATGGTAATGgatattaacattaacattaacattaactttAGTTCttattaaatattaatatatatTCATTAAATATTGAGTATTTTAACAGTTCTACATTTTCTTTCAGAGACAGACCCTGATCCTGATGAATCATTTGACTTTGAAGAGGTAAACATGAAATTCTAAATTGGTTTGTAATGGTAGGTAGAACAGGTAGAAATGAGCAGAAATCAATATGCAGCATATTCTGCACTGGTCTCTCTGCAAATCAGTCAAATTAGCATGAGTAACATGAAAGAATGAAGAGCATGAAGATTGATCAGATAGAGTTTAAACTGAAGAAGAAGTATAATAAAATATCAAGCCCATGTGCTTAAATCTCCATTATTCTATGAATACATATGATGTATatcttctcctttctcctctgtctatgtgtgtgtgttctcaaggACTACCAGCCCAACCCATTTGGGGTCAAGCCCAGTGATGTGCCTGTCAGAATCATTACAACCTCTCCCTCACTGACCACAACACCCAGTCAGGCCACCACCCCACAGCTCACTGGACTCAGTGTCCAAGGAGAGGGGCGCAGGGGCCAGAGCTCTCCAAAGCGACCCGACCTACAGCCCATCCTCACCACCGCCccaccagcagagggcagtaGCAGCCCTGGAGACCCAGAGGTCCCCGTCGTTGAGATCCTTAGTTCTAGCACGCGTGCTTACACTCCAGTGACCACATCTACTTCCAACATGTTTGAAGTTACGACTACAACTGCCACTGTGGACGTGAAAGAAGCGGCTGTCCCGGTTACTGCTTCCGGAGGAGGCAGCGGTCAGCACACCACAGTGATTCCACTAGAGATTCCAATGGTGGTCACTCCCATGTCCTCGTACCCTGATGTCTCTCTCCGGCCCACTAGCCGTGGTGCATatctccccaccaccaccaccaccaccaccaccactgctgccTTCGGCCGCGTCCCCCTGAGGAGCACCCAGCCGGTGTTTAATGGTGAGAGCCCAGCTCCTGCACTGCCCTCTCTGTGTGGCCCCTCggccccctccccctgtctgCATGCCAGCCCTGTGTCTGCGCCGCCTCCCCCCAGTACTGTGCCAGTCTTGTCCAAGTCCCCTCCCAGTCAGGAGCTCCTGCATGACCTCTCTGTGCTGCTGTCCCGTGACGCCActgtcccctccacctccaccactgccCACCCCCTCCTACCCTccaacccctccccccctccttctTCCCCCCCCGTGTCTCTCGGGTCAACAGGCCTGATTTCCAGCTGTAGTTGTGGTGATGACAGAGGTGGTGCTGTTAAGGAAGGGGATGATGTTTGTGGTGAGGCCATGTCTCTGGGTTCCTCTACGCTGCTCCTGGGTGTTCCGCCGGTAACGTATCACGAGACTCTCCCACTCCACACGTCACTCGACCCCTCTGCCGTGGGGGCGCAGTGGCCTGACTCAGACAGGctttctcttcttccctcttcgCCTCTGGCCACTGCATTCGCACTGAGCTCTCTCACGTCCCTCCAGCCGTCCCTCCCACTGTCCAGTGACTCCCTGGCGGAGGCTGCGTCCCTCTCCGGCAGCCTGGGGGACTCGATGGCGGAGTGGGCGGACTCGTCCGTGCTAGCCCTGCATGCCCCCAGTGGGAGCCCTCTGCatgcctcctctctcttccagcTGCTCTCCAGCCTGCCTGCAGGCGGCGACTCGAGTGGCCCGCCGCTCTACTCCTCCACTAGTCTTCTAGAACcttcttctctgtctttctcttcggCCTCCGGCGCTGAGCCCCAGCTGCTGTCTCTGTCCACTGCTGCTCCTCTCTGTGGCTCCCAGGCCTGTAGTGACCCGCTTGTTTCTGTTGCAGCCACCAGCCCTGTGTACAGccagacccccccacccctgggCGCCTCCTCCACACCTCCCACCCCCTCAGCCCCGCTCCCCCCCGCCTCGCCCTCTCAGGCTCTGGGCCCGGGGGCCCCGCTGGCCACGGAGGGGCCGCTGGAGAGCAGCGCTTCTGGCTGGGCCCCCGTGGACCAGGAGTGGGAGCGGGGCCAGGCCTCGGCCTCAGCCTCAGGTGAGGAGAGCACGCTTCCCTACCCCTTCCCCTCCGCACCTCCCTCCCCTGCCAGCGCCCACGAGGAGCCGGACGACAGCGACGACGGCCACTCCTCCTCGTTCTACTTCGAGAACGAGAGCGTGACCGAGAGTGCCATCACCACGGTGATGAGTGGGCAGGCTTGGGCCGCGGGGGTGGGGGACGAGGAGAGCGGCTCG
This DNA window, taken from Alosa sapidissima isolate fAloSap1 chromosome 11, fAloSap1.pri, whole genome shotgun sequence, encodes the following:
- the ptprz1a gene encoding receptor-type tyrosine-protein phosphatase zeta isoform X3 gives rise to the protein MEVTSLRNVLWFGQLLLLCQIADLVQGYGFRSQKKFTENIDWSYAGTLNQNNWAKKYPSCNNAKQSPINIDESLAQVKVQFQKLNLQDWDQMTSSRTTVKNDGKTVAIEVDGNFLISGGGLRSTFKVGRITFHWGRCNATSDGSEHSLNGIKFPLEMQIYSYEEGSYKSLDQALREGGRITALAVMFETSVEDNDNYVAIIEGVNSVSRYGKSSELSPFSLLGLLPNSTEKYFIYNGSLTTPPCSETVEWIVFKNTVAISDIQLEAFCEVMTMQQAGYVMLMDYLQNNFREQQEQFMGQVFSSYTGTEEVPTPICSSEPENVQAEPHNYTSLLVIWERPRAVYDANIERYSVTYRMTQRDDTPGIEYLTDGDQDVGAILQDLMANTSYVIQVVAVCTNGLYGRMSDQLIVDMPVDDPETDPDPDESFDFEEDYQPNPFGVKPSDVPVRIITTSPSLTTTPSQATTPQLTGLSVQGEGRRGQSSPKRPDLQPILTTAPPAEGSSSPGDPEVPVVEILSSSTRAYTPVTTSTSNMFEVTTTTATVDVKEAAVPVTASGGGSGQHTTVIPLEIPMVVTPMSSYPDVSLRPTSRGAYLPTTTTTTTTTAAFGRVPLRSTQPVFNGESPAPALPSLCGPSAPSPCLHASPVSAPPPPSTVPVLSKSPPSQELLHDLSVLLSRDATVPSTSTTAHPLLPSNPSPPPSSPPVSLGSTGLISSCSCGDDRGGAVKEGDDVCGEAMSLGSSTLLLGVPPVTYHETLPLHTSLDPSAVGAQWPDSDRLSLLPSSPLATAFALSSLTSLQPSLPLSSDSLAEAASLSGSLGDSMAEWADSSVLALHAPSGSPLHASSLFQLLSSLPAGGDSSGPPLYSSTSLLEPSSLSFSSASGAEPQLLSLSTAAPLCGSQACSDPLVSVAATSPVYSQTPPPLGASSTPPTPSAPLPPASPSQALGPGAPLATEGPLESSASGWAPVDQEWERGQASASASGEESTLPYPFPSAPPSPASAHEEPDDSDDGHSSSFYFENESVTESAITTVMSGQAWAAGVGDEESGSGQESLTDSETSSDFSIPERIERDSEEEEEEPVAEASNSSHESRVALAGSLDRQRKAVVPLAVVSTLTLVGLIVLVGILIYWRKCFQTAHFYIEDSTSPRVVSTPPSPLMTPTDEHQALSVKDFVKHVEELHNTNSFSREFEEVQACCVDLGTTADSSTHPDNRNKNRYINIIAYDHSRVRLSPQPDKDGKTAGDYINANFVDGFNKPRVYIAAQGPLKSSTEDFWRMVWEQNVGVIVMITNLVEKGRRKCDQYWPVESQEEYGCFLVTVKSTKVLAYYTVRTFTLRNTTVKKGSQRGRSNERVVVQYHYTQWPDMGVPEYCLPLLSFVRRSSQAWRKDMGPVLVHCSAGVGRTGTYIVLDSMLKQIKEQGTVNVMGFLKHIRTQRNYLVQTEEQYVFIHDALMEAIWSKDTEVPSSCIHNYVNELLTPGPSGKTQLERQFKLVSQSCAKQCDYTTALNQGNREKNRSSSLIPIERSRVCLSTAAGETSEYINASYIMGYRRSNEFIVTQNPLPATVKDFWKMIWDHNAQVIVTLPNMVSFTQEAEPFIYWPRRDQPISYDTFTVTFRGENHVCLSNEEMLIVQEYSLEATQDDYVVEVKHYSCPHWPNPDSPISNTLELISIVREESNSKDGPVVVHDECGGVTAGTFCALSSLVRQQEAEESVDVYQVARMTNLMRPGVFTEIEQYQFLYKAILNLVSTQDDEKMLQSADNNGTVPGGLACAAESLESLV